From the genome of Duffyella gerundensis, one region includes:
- the aceE gene encoding pyruvate dehydrogenase (acetyl-transferring), homodimeric type, whose translation MSERLHNDVDPIETRDWLQAIESVIREEGVERAQFLIDQVLSEARKGGVKVAAGTGTAISNYVNSIAVEDEPDYPGNTTLERRIRSAIRWNAIMTVLRASKKDLELGGHMSSFQSSATIYEVCFNHFFRARSEKDGGDLVYFQGHISPGIYARAFLEGRLTEEQMNNFRQEVHGKGLSSYPHPKLMPDFWQFPTVSMGLGPLSAIYQAKFLKYLEHRGLKDTSQQTVYAFLGDGEMDEPESKGAITIATREKLDNLVFIINCNLQRLDGPVTGNGKIINELEGIFAGAGWEVIKVIWGGRWDELLRKDTSGKLIQLMNETVDGDYQTFKSRDGAYVREKFFGKYPETAALVKDMSDDEIWALNRGGHDPKKIYAALKKAQDTKGKPVLILAHTIKGYGMGDTAEGKNIAHQVKKMNMDGVRYIRDRFNVPVEDANIESLPYVTFEKGSEEHTYLHGQREKLNGYLPTRQATFSEKLEMPALEEFRALLEEQNKEISTTIAFVRALNVMLKNKSIKDRLVPILADEARTFGMEGLFRQIGIYSPNGQQYTPQDREQVAYYKEDEKGQILQEGINELGAGASWLAAATSYSTNNLPMIPFYIYYSMFGFQRIGDLCWAAGDQQARGFLVGGTSGRTTLNGEGLQHEDGHSHIQSLTIPNCISYDPAYAYEVAVIMHDGLVRMYGDAQENIYYYITTLNENYHMPAMPQGAEEGIRKGIYKLETLEGSKGKVQLLGSGSILRHVREAAEILAKDYGIGSDVYSVTSFTELARDGQDCERWNMLHPTEEARVPYIAQVMNDAPAVASTDYMKLFAEQVRSYIPASDYRVLGTDGYGRSDSRENLRHHFEVDATYVVVAALGELAKRGEIDKKVVAEAIQKFEIDADKVNPRLA comes from the coding sequence ATGTCAGAACGTTTACACAATGACGTGGACCCGATCGAAACCCGCGACTGGCTGCAGGCGATCGAATCGGTCATCCGTGAAGAAGGTGTTGAACGCGCACAGTTCCTGATTGATCAGGTGCTGAGTGAAGCTCGTAAAGGCGGCGTGAAGGTTGCGGCTGGTACTGGTACCGCGATCAGCAACTACGTTAACTCCATTGCTGTTGAAGATGAGCCGGACTACCCGGGTAACACCACTTTAGAACGTCGTATCCGTTCCGCTATCCGCTGGAACGCCATCATGACCGTTCTGCGTGCATCGAAGAAAGATCTGGAACTGGGCGGCCACATGTCATCCTTCCAGTCTTCCGCCACGATTTATGAAGTGTGCTTTAACCACTTCTTCCGTGCGCGTAGCGAAAAAGATGGCGGCGATCTGGTCTATTTCCAGGGCCACATTTCTCCGGGCATCTATGCGCGCGCCTTCCTGGAAGGCCGTCTGACCGAAGAGCAGATGAACAACTTCCGTCAGGAAGTGCACGGCAAAGGCCTCTCTTCTTATCCGCATCCAAAACTGATGCCGGATTTCTGGCAGTTCCCAACCGTGTCAATGGGCCTCGGTCCGTTGAGCGCGATTTATCAGGCTAAGTTCCTCAAATACCTTGAGCATCGCGGTCTGAAAGATACTTCTCAGCAAACCGTGTACGCCTTCCTCGGCGACGGCGAAATGGATGAGCCAGAATCAAAAGGCGCCATCACCATTGCTACGCGTGAGAAGCTGGATAACCTGGTATTTATCATTAACTGTAACCTGCAGCGCCTTGATGGCCCGGTTACCGGCAATGGCAAAATCATCAACGAACTGGAAGGCATTTTTGCCGGTGCCGGTTGGGAAGTGATCAAGGTTATCTGGGGCGGTCGTTGGGATGAACTGCTGCGTAAAGATACCAGCGGCAAGCTGATTCAGCTGATGAATGAAACCGTTGACGGCGATTATCAGACCTTCAAATCCCGCGATGGCGCTTACGTGCGCGAAAAATTCTTTGGCAAATATCCTGAAACCGCCGCGCTGGTGAAGGATATGAGCGACGATGAGATTTGGGCGCTGAACCGTGGCGGCCACGATCCGAAGAAAATCTACGCGGCGCTGAAAAAAGCACAGGATACCAAAGGCAAACCGGTTCTGATTCTGGCGCATACCATCAAGGGTTACGGTATGGGCGACACCGCGGAAGGCAAAAACATTGCCCACCAGGTGAAGAAAATGAACATGGATGGCGTGCGTTATATCCGCGATCGTTTCAACGTGCCGGTAGAAGATGCCAACATCGAAAGCCTGCCGTATGTGACCTTCGAGAAAGGTTCTGAAGAGCACACTTATCTGCATGGTCAGCGTGAAAAGCTCAACGGCTATCTGCCAACACGTCAGGCGACCTTCAGCGAGAAGCTGGAAATGCCTGCGCTGGAAGAGTTCCGTGCGCTGCTCGAAGAGCAGAACAAAGAGATCTCCACCACCATCGCCTTCGTGCGTGCGCTTAACGTCATGCTGAAAAACAAGTCGATCAAAGATCGTCTGGTGCCAATTCTGGCTGACGAAGCGCGTACTTTCGGTATGGAAGGTCTGTTCCGTCAGATCGGTATTTACAGCCCGAACGGTCAGCAATATACGCCGCAGGATCGCGAGCAGGTTGCTTACTATAAAGAAGATGAGAAAGGCCAGATTCTGCAGGAAGGCATCAACGAACTGGGTGCAGGCGCATCCTGGCTGGCGGCGGCAACGTCCTACAGCACCAACAACCTGCCGATGATTCCTTTCTACATTTATTACTCGATGTTTGGCTTCCAGCGTATCGGCGATCTCTGCTGGGCAGCGGGCGACCAACAGGCGCGCGGCTTCCTGGTCGGCGGTACCTCAGGTCGTACTACCCTGAACGGCGAAGGTCTGCAACACGAAGATGGCCACAGCCATATTCAGTCGCTGACCATCCCGAACTGCATCTCTTACGACCCGGCTTACGCCTATGAAGTGGCCGTGATCATGCATGACGGTCTGGTGCGTATGTACGGTGACGCGCAGGAAAACATCTACTACTACATCACCACGCTGAACGAAAACTACCACATGCCTGCGATGCCGCAGGGTGCGGAAGAAGGTATCCGTAAAGGTATCTACAAGCTGGAAACCCTTGAAGGCAGCAAAGGCAAAGTCCAGCTGCTGGGCTCCGGTTCAATCCTGCGCCACGTGCGCGAAGCCGCTGAGATTCTGGCGAAGGATTACGGTATCGGCTCTGACGTTTACAGCGTGACCTCGTTCACCGAACTGGCGCGTGATGGCCAGGATTGTGAGCGCTGGAACATGCTGCATCCAACGGAAGAAGCGCGCGTGCCTTACATCGCTCAGGTGATGAACGATGCGCCAGCTGTGGCATCAACCGACTACATGAAGCTGTTCGCTGAGCAGGTGCGTAGCTACATTCCAGCAAGCGATTATCGCGTTCTGGGCACTGACGGCTATGGCCGTTCAGACAGCCGCGAAAATCTGCGTCATCACTTCGAAGTGGATGCCACTTATGTTGTGGTTGCCGCACTGGGTGAACTGGCTAAACGCGGTGAAATCGATAAGAAAGTGGTTGCGGAAGCGATCCAGAAATTCGAAATCGATGCAGATAAAGTTAACCCGCGTCTGGCATAA
- the aroP gene encoding aromatic amino acid transporter AroP: MDQQQGETLKRGLKNRHIQLIALGGAVGTGLFLGIAQTIKMAGPSVLLGYAIGGFIAFLIMRQLAEMVVEEPVAGSFSHFAYKYWGNFAGFASGWNYWVLYVLVAMAELTAVGIYIQYWWPDVPTWVSAAIFFVLINAINMTNVKVYGELEFWFAIIKVVAVVGMILFGGWLLFGGHAGPEAAVSNIWDKGGFFPNGVSGLVMAMAVIMFSFGGLELVGITAAEADDPERSIPKATNQVIYRILIFYIGSLTVLLSLYPWTKVVEGGSPFVMIFHDLGDALVANALNVVILTAALSVYNSCVYCNSRMLFGLAQQGNGPKALLKVDRRGVPYVALAVSALATAICVLINYLMPGEAFGLLMSLVVSALVINWAMISLAHLQFRKAKDRQGVQTRFKALLYPLGNWICLAFMVGILVIMAMTPGMSISVWLIPVWLVILAVGYAVKNRLQKA; the protein is encoded by the coding sequence ATGGATCAACAGCAGGGCGAAACGCTGAAGCGCGGACTTAAAAATCGCCATATTCAGCTCATCGCGTTGGGTGGCGCCGTGGGCACCGGTTTATTCCTCGGGATCGCCCAAACGATTAAGATGGCCGGGCCTTCGGTCTTACTGGGTTACGCCATCGGCGGCTTTATCGCTTTTTTGATTATGCGCCAGCTGGCCGAAATGGTGGTTGAAGAGCCCGTTGCCGGTTCATTCAGCCATTTTGCCTATAAGTACTGGGGTAATTTTGCCGGTTTCGCCTCTGGCTGGAACTACTGGGTGCTGTATGTGTTAGTGGCGATGGCGGAACTGACCGCGGTGGGCATCTATATACAGTACTGGTGGCCGGACGTACCGACCTGGGTTTCCGCGGCCATCTTCTTTGTGCTGATCAACGCCATCAATATGACCAACGTTAAAGTCTATGGCGAGCTGGAGTTCTGGTTTGCCATTATCAAAGTTGTGGCGGTGGTGGGCATGATTCTGTTTGGCGGCTGGCTACTGTTTGGTGGTCATGCCGGGCCGGAAGCTGCGGTAAGCAACATCTGGGACAAAGGCGGTTTCTTCCCGAACGGCGTGAGCGGGCTGGTCATGGCGATGGCGGTGATCATGTTCTCCTTCGGTGGCCTTGAGCTGGTCGGCATCACCGCAGCTGAAGCGGATGATCCGGAGAGAAGCATTCCTAAAGCGACTAATCAGGTCATTTATCGCATCCTGATTTTTTATATCGGCTCGCTGACCGTGCTGCTTTCGCTCTATCCGTGGACCAAAGTAGTCGAAGGCGGCAGCCCGTTCGTGATGATTTTCCACGATTTAGGCGATGCGCTGGTTGCAAACGCGCTGAACGTGGTGATCCTGACCGCTGCGCTGTCGGTCTATAACAGCTGTGTTTACTGTAACAGCCGCATGCTGTTTGGTCTGGCTCAGCAGGGCAACGGACCAAAAGCGCTGTTGAAAGTGGATCGCCGTGGCGTGCCTTACGTCGCGCTGGCAGTATCTGCGCTGGCAACCGCCATCTGCGTGCTGATCAACTACCTGATGCCAGGCGAAGCCTTTGGCCTGCTGATGTCGTTGGTCGTCTCTGCGCTGGTGATCAACTGGGCGATGATCAGCCTGGCGCATCTGCAGTTCCGCAAAGCCAAAGATCGTCAGGGCGTGCAGACGCGCTTCAAAGCGTTGCTCTATCCGCTCGGCAACTGGATCTGTCTGGCCTTTATGGTGGGCATTCTGGTAATCATGGCCATGACGCCAGGCATGAGCATTTCAGTCTGGTTGATCCCGGTCTGGCTGGTGATTTTGGCTGTCGGTTATGCGGTGAAAAACCGTCTGCAGAAAGCCTGA
- the ampD gene encoding 1,6-anhydro-N-acetylmuramyl-L-alanine amidase AmpD, translating into MQLQQGWIDEARKVESPHFNERPANEAPSLLVVHNISLPPGEFGGPWIDALFTGTLDPAAHPYFAEIHQLRVAAHCLIRRDGEIVQYVPFNARAWHAGASCFQGRENCNDFSMGIELEGTDDVPYTEAQYQALVRVTLLLMQHYPLTLERITGHSDIAPTRKTDPGPAFDWPYFRQLLTHSLHDSRSIRHDAV; encoded by the coding sequence ATGCAGTTGCAGCAGGGCTGGATTGATGAAGCCAGAAAGGTGGAATCTCCGCATTTTAACGAGCGTCCCGCTAACGAAGCCCCTTCGTTACTGGTTGTCCACAACATCAGTTTACCGCCCGGAGAATTTGGTGGCCCGTGGATTGACGCGCTTTTTACCGGCACCCTCGATCCCGCTGCGCATCCCTACTTTGCTGAAATACATCAGCTTCGCGTCGCCGCACACTGCCTCATCCGTCGGGATGGCGAAATCGTGCAGTATGTGCCTTTTAACGCCCGGGCGTGGCACGCCGGTGCCTCCTGTTTTCAGGGGCGTGAAAACTGCAATGATTTCTCGATGGGTATTGAGCTGGAGGGCACTGACGATGTGCCTTATACCGAAGCGCAATATCAGGCGCTGGTGCGCGTTACGTTACTCCTGATGCAACACTATCCGCTGACGCTGGAACGTATCACCGGCCACAGCGATATCGCCCCGACGCGTAAAACCGATCCGGGTCCTGCTTTTGACTGGCCATACTTCCGCCAGTTGCTGACACATTCACTTCATGACTCACGGAGCATTCGGCATGACGCTGTTTAG
- the aceF gene encoding pyruvate dehydrogenase complex dihydrolipoyllysine-residue acetyltransferase: MAIEINVPDIGADEVEVTEILVKVGDKVDVEQSLITVEGDKASMEVPSPQAGVVKEIKVAAGDKVETGKLIMIFEAEGAAEAAPAEKAPAEDAPKSEAKAAPAAAAESKDVNVPDIGSDEVEVTEILVKVGDSVEAEQSLITVEGDKASMEVPAPFAGTVKEIKISTGDKVSTGSLIMVFEAAGSAPADAPKPELKEEAAASPAAASGAKDVEVPDIGGDEVEVTEIMVKVGDKVAAEQSLITVEGDKASMEVPAPFAGTVKEIKISTGDKVSTGSLIMVFEVEGAAPAASAPAAKKEEAAPAKTEQKAAPAPAAPKADAKNDFAENDAYVHATPVIRRIAREFGVNLAKVKGTGRKGRILKEDVQSYVKDAVKRAETAPAAATGGGLPGMLPWPKVDFSKFGEIEEVELGRIQKISGANLSRNWVVIPHVTQHDEADITEVEDFRKQQNVEAEKRKLDVKITPLVFIMKAVAKALEEFPRFNSSLSEDAQKLTLKKYINIGVAVDTPNGLVVPVFKDVNKKGIIELSRELSVISKKARDGKLTASDMQGGCFTISSLGGIGGTAFTPIVNAPEVAILGVSKSSMKPVWNGKEFVPRLMLPLSLSFDHRVIDGAAGARFAAYIATIMADIRRLVM, encoded by the coding sequence ATGGCTATCGAAATCAACGTACCGGATATCGGTGCAGATGAAGTGGAAGTCACCGAAATTCTGGTGAAAGTTGGCGACAAAGTTGACGTTGAGCAGTCGCTGATCACCGTTGAAGGTGATAAAGCGTCGATGGAAGTGCCTTCGCCGCAGGCGGGTGTGGTTAAAGAGATCAAAGTAGCCGCTGGCGACAAAGTCGAAACCGGTAAGCTGATCATGATCTTTGAAGCAGAGGGTGCAGCTGAAGCTGCGCCTGCTGAAAAAGCACCGGCAGAAGACGCACCGAAATCAGAAGCGAAAGCGGCTCCAGCTGCTGCGGCAGAAAGCAAAGACGTCAACGTGCCGGACATCGGTTCTGATGAAGTTGAAGTGACCGAAATCCTGGTGAAAGTGGGCGACAGCGTTGAAGCTGAGCAGTCACTGATCACCGTGGAAGGTGACAAAGCGTCAATGGAAGTTCCGGCACCGTTCGCGGGCACGGTGAAAGAGATTAAAATCTCTACCGGCGATAAAGTCAGCACCGGTTCACTGATCATGGTATTCGAAGCGGCAGGCAGCGCGCCTGCCGACGCACCGAAACCTGAGCTGAAAGAAGAAGCGGCAGCTTCACCGGCTGCTGCCAGCGGCGCGAAAGATGTTGAAGTACCAGACATTGGCGGTGATGAAGTCGAAGTGACGGAAATCATGGTTAAAGTCGGCGACAAAGTGGCTGCTGAACAGTCACTGATTACCGTTGAGGGCGATAAAGCCTCAATGGAAGTGCCTGCGCCGTTTGCTGGCACCGTCAAAGAGATCAAAATCTCTACCGGCGATAAAGTCAGCACCGGCTCGCTGATCATGGTGTTCGAAGTGGAAGGCGCCGCGCCAGCCGCATCGGCTCCGGCAGCGAAGAAAGAAGAAGCTGCACCGGCCAAAACCGAGCAGAAAGCAGCGCCAGCACCTGCTGCGCCGAAAGCCGATGCTAAAAACGACTTTGCTGAAAATGATGCCTACGTGCACGCGACGCCGGTTATCCGCCGCATCGCCCGTGAATTTGGCGTAAACCTGGCAAAAGTCAAAGGCACCGGCCGCAAAGGCCGTATCCTGAAAGAAGACGTGCAGTCTTATGTCAAAGATGCGGTTAAACGCGCAGAAACCGCACCAGCCGCGGCAACCGGCGGTGGATTGCCGGGCATGCTGCCATGGCCGAAAGTGGACTTCAGCAAGTTTGGTGAAATCGAAGAAGTCGAGCTGGGCCGTATCCAGAAAATTTCTGGTGCTAACCTGAGCCGTAACTGGGTGGTGATCCCACACGTTACGCAGCACGACGAAGCGGACATTACCGAAGTTGAAGACTTCCGTAAGCAGCAGAACGTTGAAGCCGAGAAGCGCAAGCTGGATGTGAAAATCACGCCGCTGGTGTTCATTATGAAGGCGGTGGCTAAAGCGCTGGAAGAGTTCCCACGCTTTAACAGTTCACTGTCTGAAGATGCGCAGAAGCTGACGCTGAAGAAATATATCAATATCGGCGTTGCGGTTGATACGCCAAATGGTCTGGTTGTGCCGGTGTTCAAGGATGTGAACAAGAAAGGCATTATCGAGCTTTCACGCGAACTGTCAGTGATCTCCAAAAAAGCGCGTGACGGCAAGCTGACCGCATCGGATATGCAGGGCGGCTGTTTCACCATCTCCAGCCTCGGCGGCATTGGCGGTACGGCGTTTACGCCAATCGTCAACGCACCTGAAGTGGCTATCCTGGGTGTCTCTAAGTCATCCATGAAGCCAGTGTGGAACGGTAAAGAGTTTGTACCGCGTCTGATGCTGCCACTGTCACTGTCGTTTGACCATCGCGTCATCGACGGTGCGGCGGGTGCCCGCTTCGCGGCATACATCGCCACCATCATGGCGGATATCCGTCGTCTGGTGATGTAA
- the pdhR gene encoding pyruvate dehydrogenase complex transcriptional repressor PdhR — translation MAYSKIRQPKLSDAIEQQLESLIMEGTLRPGEKLLPERELAKQFDVSRPSLREAIQRLEAKGLLLRRQGGGTFVQKSLWQSLSDPLVGLLAGHPESQFDLLETRHALEGIAAYYAALRGTDEDLERIRHCHLKIQQAQESGDLDAEADAVMQYQIAVTEAAHNVVLLHLLRSMGPMLEQNVRQNFELLYSRREMLAKVSGHRASIFEAIVAREPEKAREASHRHLAFIEEILLDRSREETRRERSLRRLQQRKE, via the coding sequence ATGGCTTATAGTAAAATTCGCCAACCCAAACTCTCTGACGCAATTGAGCAACAGCTTGAGTCTCTGATCATGGAAGGGACGTTGCGACCGGGAGAGAAGCTCCTGCCTGAACGCGAACTTGCCAAACAGTTTGACGTTTCCCGTCCCTCTTTACGAGAAGCCATACAGCGTCTGGAAGCCAAAGGATTGCTGCTGCGCCGACAGGGCGGTGGCACTTTCGTACAGAAGAGTCTGTGGCAAAGCCTCAGCGATCCGCTGGTGGGCTTACTGGCCGGTCATCCTGAATCTCAGTTCGATCTCTTAGAAACCCGCCACGCGCTGGAAGGCATCGCTGCCTACTACGCCGCGCTAAGAGGCACCGATGAAGATCTGGAGCGTATTCGCCACTGCCACCTGAAGATTCAACAGGCGCAGGAAAGTGGCGATCTCGACGCGGAGGCGGATGCGGTGATGCAGTATCAGATCGCCGTCACAGAAGCTGCGCATAATGTCGTACTCTTACATTTATTGCGCAGCATGGGTCCTATGCTGGAACAAAACGTTCGACAGAACTTCGAATTGCTTTACTCGCGCCGGGAAATGCTGGCGAAAGTGAGTGGTCATCGCGCCAGTATTTTTGAGGCGATTGTGGCTCGTGAGCCGGAAAAAGCGCGCGAAGCTTCACACCGCCACCTGGCGTTTATCGAGGAGATATTGCTGGACAGAAGCCGGGAGGAGACGCGCCGTGAGCGTTCTCTGCGCCGTCTCCAGCAACGTAAGGAATAA
- the ampE gene encoding beta-lactamase regulator AmpE has protein sequence MTLFSLLLVLGWERLFKVGEHWQLEHRLEPLFRHRRRFSLLNTLLMTLLAMAVVWICILGLKGILFGIPQLLFWMAIGLLCIGAGKVRLHYHAYLKAATQGDHHARDTMAEELTLIHGVPPECSEGDFLRELQNALLWINYRFYLAPLFWFVIGGAWGPVLLMGYAFLRAWQGWLARRHSPLERAQSGVDAILHWLDWIPVRLAGVAYALLGHGEKALPAWFASLGDRHRSQYQVLTSLAQFSLARDPHLSAVQTPRVAVSLAKKVSLVLVVVVALLTIYGALV, from the coding sequence ATGACGCTGTTTAGCCTGTTACTGGTTTTAGGTTGGGAACGCTTGTTCAAAGTCGGCGAGCACTGGCAGCTTGAGCATCGGCTGGAGCCACTGTTTCGCCATCGCCGCCGTTTTTCACTGCTGAACACGCTGCTGATGACCCTGCTGGCCATGGCGGTGGTCTGGATCTGCATTCTTGGGTTGAAAGGTATACTGTTTGGCATACCGCAGCTGCTGTTTTGGATGGCGATTGGCCTGCTCTGCATTGGCGCGGGCAAGGTACGTTTGCACTATCACGCTTACCTGAAGGCAGCGACGCAGGGCGATCATCACGCGCGCGATACCATGGCCGAAGAGTTAACGCTGATTCACGGCGTACCGCCTGAGTGTTCGGAAGGGGATTTTTTGCGTGAGCTACAGAATGCGCTGCTGTGGATTAACTATCGCTTCTATCTGGCTCCGCTGTTCTGGTTTGTTATCGGCGGTGCCTGGGGACCGGTACTGCTGATGGGCTATGCGTTTTTGCGTGCCTGGCAAGGCTGGCTGGCCCGTCGACATTCTCCGCTGGAGCGTGCGCAGTCAGGTGTGGATGCCATTTTACACTGGCTGGACTGGATTCCGGTGCGCCTGGCGGGTGTCGCTTATGCGCTGTTAGGGCACGGCGAAAAAGCGCTACCCGCCTGGTTTGCTTCACTTGGCGATCGGCACCGTTCGCAATATCAGGTGCTGACCAGCCTGGCGCAGTTTTCACTGGCGCGCGATCCGCACCTTAGCGCGGTACAAACTCCGCGCGTGGCGGTCAGCCTGGCAAAAAAAGTCTCGTTGGTGCTGGTGGTGGTGGTTGCCCTACTGACCATCTACGGTGCGCTGGTTTAA
- a CDS encoding family 43 glycosylhydrolase: MSLHLPNPFIPQRADPQIMRHKDHYYFIASVPEYDRLELRAADSLMGLREAEPVTLWEKDHSGPLSELIWAPELHRFGQQWVIYFAAAPGREIKEGLFQHRMYALVSDHDDPLVASQWQPPRRVHTPIDSFSLDATSFHHQGKNWYLWAQKDPAIAGNSNLYLAELENPWTLKGPPVMLSKPEFEWECRGFLVNEGPAVIVHGGRLFVTYSASATDENYALGLLWIDEDADLLNPDNWHKSADPVFTTSWENQQFGPGHNSFTTDEQGQPLLVYHARNYTEIEGDPLWDPNRHTRIKPFAWRADGMPDFGVPPADSP; this comes from the coding sequence ATGAGCCTTCATCTACCCAATCCCTTTATACCTCAGCGCGCCGATCCACAGATTATGCGCCATAAAGACCACTACTATTTTATCGCTTCGGTGCCGGAGTACGATCGGCTGGAGCTGCGCGCCGCCGACAGCCTGATGGGCCTGCGTGAAGCTGAACCGGTTACGCTGTGGGAGAAAGATCACAGCGGGCCGCTGAGCGAGTTGATTTGGGCGCCTGAACTGCACCGCTTCGGCCAGCAGTGGGTTATCTACTTTGCCGCTGCTCCTGGGCGCGAAATCAAAGAGGGCCTGTTTCAACATCGCATGTATGCGCTGGTTAGCGACCACGACGATCCGCTGGTAGCCAGCCAGTGGCAGCCGCCGCGTCGGGTACACACGCCGATAGACTCCTTTTCGCTGGATGCCACCAGCTTTCATCATCAGGGTAAAAACTGGTATCTGTGGGCGCAAAAGGATCCGGCCATCGCAGGCAATTCAAACCTCTATCTGGCTGAACTGGAAAACCCATGGACGCTGAAAGGACCGCCGGTGATGCTCAGCAAACCTGAATTTGAGTGGGAATGTCGCGGATTTCTGGTGAATGAGGGGCCAGCGGTGATTGTTCACGGCGGCAGACTTTTTGTCACCTACTCCGCCAGCGCCACCGATGAAAATTATGCGCTGGGTCTGCTGTGGATTGATGAAGATGCCGATCTGTTGAACCCGGACAACTGGCATAAATCCGCCGATCCGGTATTCACCACCAGTTGGGAGAACCAACAGTTTGGCCCGGGGCACAACAGTTTTACTACCGATGAACAGGGTCAACCGCTGCTGGTTTACCACGCGCGCAACTATACGGAAATCGAAGGCGATCCGCTGTGGGATCCCAACCGGCACACCCGCATTAAGCCCTTCGCCTGGCGCGCCGACGGCATGCCAGACTTCGGCGTGCCGCCAGCGGATTCACCTTAA
- a CDS encoding glycoside-pentoside-hexuronide (GPH):cation symporter, with product MKGSALTFREKLGYGMGDAGCNMINGAIMLFLTYFYTDIFGLAPALVGGLLLSVRVLDAVTDPIMGAIADRTQSRWGRFRPWLLWMSLPYVLFSVLMFTTPEWTYNSKVIYAFVTYFLMSLTYTAISIPYCSLGGVITNDPHERVSCQSYRFVMVGVATLILSLSLLPLVDWFGQGDKARGYQMAMSVLALIGFFMFLFCFATVRERIRPAVPNNDDLKNDLRDVWKNDQWVRMLLLTFCNVCPGFIRMAATMYYVTWVMGQSTHFATLFISLGVVGMMIGSTLAKVLTDRWCKLKVFFWTNILLAIFSCGFYWLNPHATTLVVAAYFVLNILHQIPSPLHWSLMADVDDYGEWKTGKRSTGISFSGNLFFLKVGLAVAGALVGFLLSWYGYDAGAKQQSGDTLHGIVLMFTIIPAVGYLITAGVVRLLKVDNRLMHTIQQDLALRRENFRELHEIRPSHAATIKPGEVK from the coding sequence ATGAAAGGATCGGCTTTAACATTCCGGGAGAAGCTCGGATACGGCATGGGCGATGCCGGCTGCAACATGATCAATGGCGCTATCATGTTATTCCTCACCTATTTTTACACCGACATTTTTGGCCTGGCACCGGCGCTGGTCGGCGGCCTGCTGCTGTCGGTTCGCGTGCTGGATGCGGTCACTGACCCGATTATGGGCGCCATTGCCGATCGTACGCAGAGTCGCTGGGGACGTTTTCGCCCCTGGCTGCTGTGGATGTCGCTGCCCTATGTGTTGTTCAGCGTACTGATGTTTACCACGCCGGAATGGACCTACAACAGCAAAGTCATTTATGCCTTTGTGACCTACTTTTTAATGTCGCTGACCTACACCGCCATCAGTATTCCTTACTGTTCTCTGGGCGGCGTGATTACTAACGATCCGCATGAGCGCGTCTCCTGTCAGTCTTACCGTTTTGTGATGGTCGGCGTGGCCACGCTGATTTTATCGCTGTCACTGTTGCCGCTGGTCGACTGGTTCGGTCAGGGCGACAAGGCGCGCGGTTATCAGATGGCGATGAGCGTGCTGGCCCTGATCGGCTTCTTTATGTTCCTGTTCTGTTTTGCCACCGTGCGTGAACGTATTCGCCCGGCGGTGCCAAACAACGACGATTTGAAAAACGATCTGCGCGACGTCTGGAAAAATGACCAGTGGGTGCGCATGCTGCTACTGACTTTCTGTAACGTCTGCCCCGGCTTCATTCGCATGGCAGCCACCATGTATTACGTAACATGGGTAATGGGTCAGTCGACCCACTTCGCTACGCTGTTTATCAGCCTCGGCGTGGTTGGCATGATGATTGGCAGTACGCTGGCCAAGGTGCTGACCGACCGTTGGTGCAAACTCAAGGTCTTTTTCTGGACCAATATTCTGCTCGCCATTTTCTCCTGCGGATTCTACTGGCTCAATCCTCATGCCACCACACTGGTGGTCGCCGCCTATTTTGTACTGAATATCCTGCATCAGATCCCATCACCGCTGCACTGGTCATTAATGGCCGACGTTGACGATTACGGCGAGTGGAAAACCGGCAAGCGCAGCACCGGCATCAGTTTCTCCGGCAACCTGTTTTTCCTTAAGGTCGGACTGGCGGTCGCAGGCGCGCTGGTGGGCTTCCTGCTCTCCTGGTACGGTTACGACGCCGGTGCAAAACAGCAGTCTGGCGATACGCTGCACGGTATTGTATTGATGTTTACCATTATCCCCGCCGTTGGCTATCTGATTACTGCGGGTGTCGTTCGCCTGTTGAAAGTGGATAATCGCCTGATGCATACCATTCAGCAGGATCTGGCGCTACGTCGGGAGAATTTTCGCGAGTTGCACGAGATTCGCCCCAGCCACGCTGCCACCATTAAACCTGGAGAGGTAAAATGA